A single genomic interval of Brevibacillus brevis harbors:
- a CDS encoding GNAT family N-acetyltransferase, with product MKSYKFFEISINTNSKIKMKKDELIFQNFVIEGSHSRGRAMYTYLEFENKMVDELVEFLTSETWSFHGQENPTEESIRENLANGNYTENGNQTFWIMDNQTKIGLIRVFDLEDPICLFDLRLKEKFRGKGIAKDVLNWLSTYVFNNYTHIIRIEGHTRYDNFAMRKTFFNSGFVKESYNRRSWRQSGQLFDSVGYAMIREDWENNTKTIIEDTFPY from the coding sequence ATGAAATCATATAAATTTTTCGAAATCTCTATAAATACAAATTCAAAGATAAAGATGAAAAAAGATGAGCTCATCTTTCAGAACTTCGTCATTGAAGGTAGCCATTCAAGGGGGAGAGCGATGTACACATATTTAGAGTTTGAAAATAAAATGGTTGATGAATTAGTGGAATTTTTAACATCAGAAACATGGAGTTTTCATGGACAGGAGAATCCTACTGAGGAGTCTATAAGAGAAAATTTAGCAAACGGAAATTATACCGAAAACGGGAACCAAACATTTTGGATCATGGATAATCAAACAAAAATTGGTTTAATAAGAGTTTTTGATTTAGAAGATCCCATATGTTTATTCGATTTGCGATTGAAAGAAAAGTTTAGAGGTAAAGGAATAGCAAAGGATGTCCTTAATTGGTTAAGTACTTATGTATTCAATAATTACACTCATATTATTAGAATCGAAGGTCATACCAGATATGATAATTTTGCGATGAGAAAAACGTTCTTTAATAGCGGATTTGTAAAAGAATCTTATAACCGTAGATCATGGAGACAAAGCGGACAATTATTTGATTCTGTTGGGTATGCAATGATAAGAGAAGACTGGGAGAACAATACAAAAACAATAATAGAAGATACCTTTCCATACTAA
- a CDS encoding DUF4157 domain-containing protein, whose protein sequence is MRSYSREKLHSSNETTAQQKTFPGQKQAHLHSLASRDALPPAQVMQLQQSIGNQAVLQLLRKKVIQPKKNETGMPDTLKSGLERLSGIDLSDVKVHYQSDKPEQIGALAYAQGTDIHLGPGQEHHLPHEGWHVVQQMQGRVKPTLQMQDVGVSVNDEVGLESEADQMGAKALQQGEPLSDSTDYQALAAISPPASKPIQGVWATVPGSPSKVNLKTLTGEFSSSGKQLYLHSETRQKYEEVSNIGGELIVQPYDDSVTTSKILPFYQNWTSAQTTNLSIDSGFGPVAARHNRSAPYLTSKEEDFGGAKLGTTYKDFIRGLRDGKNTSKDDATLAEALLTEDLSLLDSNLQKRAAAMLSTTVNLAEEWRKQGASKIYRSLLRQIIDEEATFDDFLRDFEFIQSADAGREQVARYQDYFDEEMDYDDLTARDQAIIDYMSPKREDDFSSDDEQREEKKLKSKERLYAKRYQEDEDDGNN, encoded by the coding sequence TTGAGAAGCTACAGCCGTGAAAAACTTCACTCCTCTAACGAGACAACTGCGCAGCAAAAAACTTTTCCGGGACAAAAGCAAGCACATCTTCACTCTTTGGCATCGAGAGACGCACTCCCACCTGCACAGGTCATGCAGCTCCAACAAAGCATCGGCAATCAAGCAGTCCTGCAATTGCTTCGAAAAAAAGTGATTCAGCCTAAGAAAAATGAAACAGGCATGCCCGATACGCTGAAATCTGGCTTGGAAAGACTTTCTGGAATTGATTTGTCTGATGTAAAAGTACACTATCAGTCGGATAAACCGGAGCAGATCGGGGCGCTGGCTTATGCCCAAGGTACCGATATCCACCTCGGGCCGGGGCAGGAGCATCATCTTCCCCATGAAGGCTGGCATGTTGTCCAACAAATGCAGGGACGTGTAAAGCCTACGTTGCAAATGCAAGATGTGGGTGTTTCCGTCAATGATGAGGTGGGGCTGGAGTCCGAAGCTGATCAGATGGGGGCAAAAGCGTTGCAGCAGGGGGAACCTCTGTCTGATTCTACCGATTATCAAGCACTTGCAGCTATTTCGCCGCCAGCCAGCAAACCGATTCAGGGGGTTTGGGCGACGGTACCAGGTTCACCTAGCAAGGTCAATCTAAAAACGTTGACGGGGGAGTTTTCTTCTTCCGGCAAACAACTCTACTTGCATTCTGAAACCAGACAAAAATACGAGGAAGTTTCTAATATTGGAGGTGAACTGATCGTCCAGCCTTACGATGATTCTGTTACAACCTCCAAAATTCTCCCATTCTATCAAAACTGGACTTCTGCTCAAACGACCAATCTGTCCATAGACAGTGGATTTGGGCCAGTAGCTGCTAGGCATAATCGCAGCGCCCCCTATCTTACGTCCAAGGAAGAGGATTTTGGAGGCGCGAAACTGGGGACTACTTACAAGGATTTTATCAGGGGCTTACGAGACGGAAAAAATACCTCAAAAGACGATGCTACTCTGGCGGAAGCCCTGCTCACTGAAGATCTGAGTCTATTGGATTCCAACCTACAAAAGCGAGCTGCCGCTATGTTAAGCACAACCGTCAATCTCGCGGAAGAATGGCGAAAACAAGGGGCAAGCAAAATTTATCGTTCACTCCTAAGGCAGATCATCGACGAAGAAGCCACTTTTGATGATTTCTTACGAGATTTTGAATTCATACAAAGCGCTGACGCGGGGCGCGAACAGGTAGCTCGTTACCAGGATTATTTCGATGAGGAAATGGACTACGATGATCTGACTGCTAGAGATCAAGCAATTATCGATTATATGTCTCCTAAACGTGAAGATGATTTCAGTTCGGATGATGAACAACGTGAGGAAAAAAAGCTGAAATCGAAGGAACGATTATATGCAAAACGCTATCAAGAAGATGAGGATGATGGTAACAACTAG
- a CDS encoding alpha/beta hydrolase, which translates to MLKENILIDDIPAILWGNDSTKIFIAVHGNMSSKSDIPIRILAEKVVPLGYQVLSFDLPEHGDRKNSSTLCKVQNCVSDLKKVLEFAHTKSNTISLWANSMGAYFSLLAYKDEVLKQSLFLSPVLDMSRLIQNMMKWFDITEEHLCREKEISTPIGQILYWDYYQYVIKNPIIKWDSPTSILYGKKDELCEYDVLSTFITKFNCNLAVSNASEHYFHTEEDLNIYGKWLEKNIF; encoded by the coding sequence ATGTTAAAAGAAAATATTTTAATAGATGATATTCCTGCTATTTTGTGGGGAAACGACAGCACGAAAATATTTATTGCTGTACATGGCAATATGTCTTCAAAATCAGATATTCCGATTCGTATTCTAGCCGAAAAAGTTGTTCCATTGGGCTATCAAGTGCTCAGTTTTGATTTGCCTGAACACGGCGATAGAAAAAATAGTTCTACGCTTTGTAAAGTGCAAAACTGCGTTTCTGATTTGAAGAAGGTTTTAGAATTTGCACACACAAAATCAAATACTATCAGCCTATGGGCAAATAGTATGGGAGCATATTTTAGCTTGTTAGCTTATAAAGATGAAGTTTTAAAGCAAAGCCTATTTCTTTCTCCTGTTTTAGACATGAGCCGCCTGATTCAAAATATGATGAAATGGTTTGATATTACAGAAGAACATCTGTGCAGAGAAAAAGAAATATCTACACCTATTGGTCAAATCCTATATTGGGATTATTACCAGTATGTTATCAAGAATCCAATTATAAAATGGGATTCTCCAACTTCCATTTTATATGGAAAAAAAGACGAACTGTGCGAGTATGATGTCTTATCAACATTTATCACAAAATTTAATTGTAATCTTGCTGTTTCAAATGCTTCCGAGCATTATTTTCACACAGAAGAAGATTTGAATATTTATGGAAAATGGCTCGAAAAGAATATCTTTTGA
- the rlmD gene encoding 23S rRNA (uracil(1939)-C(5))-methyltransferase RlmD, giving the protein MTTHKKEQDASIRVGQQMTLTIKSLGINGEGIGYFKRKIVFVEGALPGEVVHAEVTEAREKYATARLLRVVEKSASRTKPPCPVYAECGGCSLQHMDYAAQLASKQEIVIESLRKYARLNQPPVSPTIGMDNPWSYRNKAQFQVGKENGKLIAGLYQTGSHKLVNLEGCQVQHEATTKIVQTAKQIIEELGIPVYDEKKRTGVIRTIVARVAFATGETQLTLVTATPEIPRVKELLLELRTRLPELVGIAQNVNTQKTSLVFGDKTVSLWGKASIAEKLGELSFDLSARAFFQLNPEQTQKLYNQVKSAAGLTGKELVLDLYCGTGTIGLWLAPYAREVRGIELIPEAVEDANRNAERNQASNASFHVGRAEVLMPKWAKQGTRPDVVVVDPPRTGLDDALIRSLLDVQPKKIVYVSCNPSTLAKDVGKLMQRYELKSVQPVDMFPHTAHVESVALLVRDV; this is encoded by the coding sequence ATGACAACGCATAAAAAAGAACAAGACGCCAGCATCCGTGTCGGCCAGCAAATGACGCTCACGATTAAGAGCTTGGGCATTAATGGCGAAGGGATCGGCTATTTTAAAAGAAAAATCGTTTTTGTAGAGGGTGCCCTCCCCGGCGAGGTCGTCCATGCAGAGGTGACCGAGGCAAGAGAAAAATACGCGACCGCGCGTCTTTTACGAGTTGTTGAAAAATCAGCATCTCGTACGAAGCCCCCCTGTCCAGTCTATGCGGAGTGTGGCGGATGCAGCTTGCAGCACATGGATTATGCCGCACAGCTCGCGAGCAAGCAGGAAATCGTCATCGAGTCACTGCGCAAGTATGCTCGACTGAATCAGCCACCTGTCTCCCCTACGATTGGTATGGATAACCCGTGGTCGTATCGAAATAAAGCACAGTTTCAGGTAGGCAAGGAAAACGGCAAGCTCATCGCTGGATTGTATCAAACAGGTAGCCACAAGCTCGTCAACCTGGAAGGCTGTCAGGTGCAGCATGAAGCGACAACGAAAATCGTCCAAACAGCGAAGCAAATCATCGAGGAGCTCGGAATTCCGGTCTACGACGAGAAAAAACGGACGGGCGTCATCCGCACGATCGTAGCTCGTGTCGCTTTTGCAACGGGTGAAACGCAATTAACGCTTGTAACGGCTACCCCAGAAATCCCACGCGTGAAAGAGCTTCTTTTGGAGCTGCGTACGAGACTGCCTGAGCTTGTAGGTATCGCACAAAACGTAAACACGCAAAAAACATCGCTTGTTTTCGGGGACAAGACAGTGTCGTTGTGGGGCAAGGCCTCCATCGCTGAAAAGCTGGGAGAGCTGTCCTTCGATTTGTCTGCTCGTGCCTTCTTCCAATTGAATCCCGAACAGACGCAAAAGCTGTACAATCAGGTAAAGTCGGCTGCTGGACTGACTGGAAAAGAACTCGTGCTCGATTTGTATTGTGGAACAGGGACGATTGGTTTGTGGCTCGCTCCTTACGCCCGCGAGGTTCGTGGAATCGAGCTGATTCCTGAGGCTGTCGAGGATGCCAATCGTAATGCAGAGCGTAACCAAGCGTCGAATGCCAGCTTTCACGTGGGTCGTGCCGAGGTCTTGATGCCGAAATGGGCCAAACAAGGGACTCGACCGGATGTCGTCGTAGTCGATCCGCCGCGGACTGGGCTGGATGATGCGCTGATTCGTTCCTTGTTGGATGTACAGCCGAAGAAGATTGTGTATGTGTCTTGTAATCCTTCTACGCTGGCGAAGGATGTTGGGAAGCTGATGCAGCGGTATGAGTTGAAGAGTGTGCAGCCGGTGGATATGTTCCCGCATACGGCGCATGTGGAATCTGTCGCTTTACTGGTGAGGGACGTGTAG